Proteins from a single region of Platichthys flesus chromosome 16, fPlaFle2.1, whole genome shotgun sequence:
- the LOC133971037 gene encoding caskin-2-like isoform X1 has protein sequence MGKEQDLLQAVKSGDLTSTQKLLSKLKSNRNKLLGSTKRLNVNYQDSDGFSALHHAALTGTSVLLSALLEAQASVDVKDSNGMRPLHYAAWQGKAESVLMLLRSGASVNGVSLDGHIPLHLAAQYGHDEVSEMLLQHQSNPCLVNKAKKTPLDLACEFGRVKVAQLLLSSNMVVALLEGERKEPTDSAFTTPLHLAARNGHKDIIRLLLQAGIDINKTTKSGTALHEASLYGKTEVVRLLLDAGVDVNIRNTYNQTALDIVNQFTTSHASKDIKQLLRDATGVLQVRALKDYWNLHDPTALNIRAGDIIMVMEQHVDGRWKGHIHDSPRGTDRVGFFPPSIVEVISRRNGGTLSRHASLPTQRQQLLSRAPLSSSLSSAPQTDDSYTLYAPPTHVGLPLGNGLTTSTGLSPSRLSQSGCPFEDIWVLRDSCHAGDRNSVGSTGSVGSTRSAGSGQSTESSHAPNGFPPHSAHHDTNANKAAPPAADSGNSDHSDLHDLPAGGAPRRQTVTVQKPAEQSFSQQFARPQQLLEGKDAEAIYQWLSEFQLQHYTGNFLSAGYDVPTISRMTPEDLTAVGVTKPGHRKKISMEISDMNIPEWLPEYIPSDLGEWLSAIGLPQYHKKLSDNGYDCISIVKDLSWEDLQEVGILKLGHQKKLMLAVRKLCDIQRSMLGAESGHDTLRRRGPGALHLVAIEPADSDSSPRTPKMLTFQDSELSAELQTAMSSHYGDCEDGLAMKNAVGLSQSQESIDTRSRGSGRSQEPPTASVTPHSWSQESLDDASAKERNLPEGWDQRPKQVPLGTATVFKYPAIPAKPRLSGSRGPSPHGSPALKGFSYLHSHCGSTELSSSPRRAGHASTLTPPKKRSQSKTRYALSDGEPDEDEEEEHAAHSGNLPSYATLTRKPGRSQLARLRSSPEKSGGVGRSQSFAVRARKKGPPPPPPKRLSSVSSTTSGELSDSSTSSGRVVTDSPGSVRSITDALEGSLEGRGSPGPTPEPGHQEAPSLLSAGQEVREAPGVRRRAKSECVPPHRGAEPDRGGKSDSEEDGPKGLASSSSPHNSSSECLPFAEEGNLTIKQRPKAPGPPRAEAVLEPPDPHAAKNLEVPEFNLKESDTVKRRQKPRDKEPGGGSPSREEAGQPGSPAGSRPQSREGVALRISDTGVERPASPATGSQIKPPLSPKPPSVAPKPVRHSLLAAQAAGPSTPALTISVVQSLAFTSSSSSPLHGPPALAPPPSSAPAPQSPSLTGARSQVCVVGPDLVPEPSCGTEVVQQRLDQTSTSLEAALKAVERKLNLDDNSDGGANSVKSAGTILDDIGNMFDDLADQLDAMLD, from the exons atgGGGAAGGAGCAGGACCTCCTGCAGGCGGTGAAGAGCGGAGACCTGACGTCCACCCAGAAGCTGCTGTCCAAACTGAAGAGCAACAGAAACA agCTGCTGGGCTCCACCAAGAGACTGAATGTGAACTACCAGGACTCCGACGG gttttCCGCCCTGCACCACGCTGCTCTCACAGGGACGTCCGTCCTGCTGTCCGCTCTGCTGGAGGCGCAGGCCAGCGTGGACGTCAAGGACAGCAAcg GAATGCGTCCGCTGCACTACGCAGCGTGGCAGGGGAAAGCCGAGTCCGTCCTGATGCTGCTTCGCTCCGGAGCCTCGGTCAACGGCGTCTCCCTGGACGGACACATCCCGCTGCACCTGGCTGCTCAGTACGGACACGATGAAGTG TctgagatgctgctgcagcaccaGTCGAACCCGTGTCTGGTGAACAAGGCCAAGAAGACGCCTCTGGACCTGGCCTGTGAGTTCGGACGAGTCAAG gtggCCCAGCTGCTTCTGAGCAGTAACATGGTGGTGGCGTTgttggaaggagagaggaaggagccGACAGACTCGGCCTTCACGACTCCGCTGCACCTCGCCGCCCGAAACGGTCATAAAGACATCATACG gctGTTGCTGCAGGCCGGTATCGACATCAATAAAACCACCAAGTCCGGTACGGCGTTGCACGAAGCTTCTCTCTACGGTAAAACGGAGGTGGTGCGCCTGCTGCTGGAT GCCGGAGTGGACGTCAACATCCGAAACACCTACAACCAGACGGCGCTGGACATCGTCAACCAGTTCACCACGTCCCACGCCAGCAAGGACATCAAGCAGCTGCTCCGAG ATGCGACGGGGGTGTTGCAGGTCAGGGCCCTGAAGGACTACTGGAACCTCCACGACCCCACCGCCCTCAACATCCGAGCCGGTGACATCATCATG GTGATGGAGCAGCACGTGGACGGACGCTGGAAAGGACACATCCACGACAGCCCGAGAGGGACGGACCGGGTCGGCTTCTTCCCCCCGTCCATCGTGGAGGTCATCAGCCGGAGGAACG GGGGCACCCTGTCCCGGCACGCCTCTCTGCCCACCCAGCGCCAGCAGCTGCTGTCCAGagcccccctctcctccagcctcagctCCGCCCCACAGACCGACGACTCCTACACTCTGTACGCACCCCCCACCCATGTGGGGCTGCCGCTCGGCAACGGCCTCACTACCAGCACAG GTTTGTCTCCGAGCCGCCTGTCTCAGTCTGGGTGTCCCTTCGAGGACATCTGGGTCCTCAGAGACTCGTGTCATG CCGGCGACAGGAACAGCGTTGGGAGCACTGGGAGCGTGGGCAGCACCCGCAGCGCCGGGAGTGGACAGAGCACCGAGAGCAGCCACGCCCCCAATGGCTTCCCCCCCCACAGCGCTCACCATGACACCAATGCCAACAAG gcagcgccccctgctgctgatTCTGGGAACTCGGATCACAGCGACCTGCACGACCTCCCTGCAG GTGGAGCTCCTCGGAGACAGACGGTGACGGTGCAGAAACCCGCGGAGCAGAGCTTCTCTCAGCAGTTCGCTCGccctcagcagctgctggaggggAAG GACGCTGAGGCCATTTACCAGTGGCTGAGTGAGTTCCAGCTGCAGCACTACACTGGGAACTTCCTCAGTGCTGGTTATGATGTACCCACCATCAGCAGGATGACTCCTgag GACCTCACGGCCGTCGGCGTCACCAAACCAGGCCACCGCAAGAAGATCTCCATGGAGATCAGCGACATGAACATCCCCGAGTGGCTGCCTGAGTACATCCCA TCGGACCTGGGCGAGTGGCTCAGCGCCATCGGACTCCCTCAGTACCACAAGAAGCTTTCTGACAACGGCTACGACTGCATCAGCATCGTCAAAGACCTGAGCTGGGAGGACCTGCAGGAGGTCGGCATCCTCAAGCTCG GACACCAGAAGAAGCTGATGCTGGCGGTCAGGAAGCTCTGTGACATCCAGAGGTCGATGCTCGGCGCTGAGTCCGGCCACGACACGCTGAGACGCAGAGGCCCCGGCGCTCTCCACCTGGTCGCCATCGAACCGGCCGACTCAGACTCCTCCCCTCGCACCCCAAAGATGCTGACCTTCCAGGACAGCGAGCTGAGCGCCGAGCTGCAGACGGCCATGTCCAGCCATTACGGCGACTGCGAGGACGGTCTGGCCATGAAGAACGCCGTGGGACTGTCCCAGAGCCAGGAGAGCATCGACACCCGGTCCAGAGGCTCCGGCCGCTCCCAGGAACCTCCCACAGCCTCCGTCACCCCCCACAGCTGGTCGCAGGAGAGCCTGGACGACGCCTCGGCCAAGGAGAGGAACCTCCCTGAGGGCTGGGACCAGAGGCCCAAGCAGGTTCCTCTGGGAACCGCCACCGTGTTCAAGTACCCCGCCATCCCGGCCAAGCCCCGCCTGTCGGGATCTCGTGGCCCCTCCCCTCATGGCTCGCCAGCACTGAAGGGTTTCAGTTACCTTCATTCTCACTGTGGCTCCACAGAACTGAGCTCCTCCCCTCGCCGTGCGGGCCACGCCTCCACCCTGACTCCGCCCAAGAAACGCTCCCAGAGCAAAACCCGCTACGCTCTGTCAGACGGCGAgcctgatgaagacgaggaggaggagcacgcCGCCCACTCAGGAAACCTGCCGTCCTACGCCACGCTGACCCGCAAGCCGGGGCGCAGCCAGCTGGCTCGACTGCGGTCGAGTCCAGAGAAGAGCGGCGGCGTGGGGCGGAGTCAGTCCTTCGCTGTGCGCGCCCGCAAGAAGGgtccccctccacccccccccaaaCGCCTGAGCTCAGTCAGCAGCACCACGAGCGGCGAGCTGAGCGACAGCAGCACGTCTTCAGGCCGGGTGGTGACCGACAGTCCGGGCAGCGTGAGGAGCATCACTGATGCTCTGGAAGGAAGCCTAGAGGGGAGGGGCTCCCCAGGACCCACGCCAGAGCCgggccaccaggaggcgccctccctcctctctgcaggacaggaagtgagagaggctccaggggtgaggaggagggcgaAGAGCGAGTGCGTCCCCCCCCACAGGGGCGCCGAGCCCGACCGGGGGGGGAAGTCGGACTCTGAGGAGGACGGACCCAAAGGCCTGGCGAGCTCCTCGTCTCCTCACAACAGCTCCAGCGAGTGCCTCCCCTTCGCCGAGGAGGGAAACCTGACCATCAAACAGAGGCCCAAGGCGCCGGGGCCCCCGAGGGCCGAGGCCGTGCTGGAGCCTCCGGACCCGCACGCAGCCAAGAACCTGGAGGTGCCCGAGTTCAACCTGAAGGAGTCGGACACGGTGAAACGCCGACAGAAGCCCAGAGACAAGGAGCCGGGGGGGGGCTCCCCCAGCCGGGAGGAGGCGGGGCAGCCGGGCTCGCCGGCCGGCAGCAGGCCTCAGAGCCGAGAGGGCGTCGCCCTGAGGATCAGTGACACGGGTGTAGAGCGGCCGGCCAGTCCGGCTACAGGGTCACAGATCAAacccccactctctcccaaACCCCCCAGTGTCGCCCCCAAACCTGTACGTCACAGTCTGCTGGCTGCACAAG CAGCTGGACCCTCGACTCCAGCTCTCACCATCAGTGTGGTTCAGAGTTTggccttcacctcctcctcctcctctccgctccACGGGCCCCCGGCTCTGGCCCCGCCCCCGTCTTCAGCCCCGGCCCCTCAGAGTCCATCTCTGACAGGGGCCAGGTCCCAGGTGTGCGTGGTCGGTCCGGATCTGGTCCCGGAGCCGTCCTGTGGGACCGAGGTGGTTCAGCAGAGACTGGATCAAACCAGCACGTCCCTGGAAGCAGCTCTGAAGGCTGTGGAGAGAAAACTGAACCTGGACGACAACTCAGACGG CGGAGCAAACTCAGTGAAGTCTGCAGGAACCATCCTGGACGACATCGGCAACATGTTCGACGACCTGGCCGACCAGCTGGACGCCATGTTGGACTGA
- the LOC133971037 gene encoding caskin-2-like isoform X2, with translation MGKEQDLLQAVKSGDLTSTQKLLSKLKSNRNKLLGSTKRLNVNYQDSDGFSALHHAALTGTSVLLSALLEAQASVDVKDSNGMRPLHYAAWQGKAESVLMLLRSGASVNGVSLDGHIPLHLAAQYGHDEVSEMLLQHQSNPCLVNKAKKTPLDLACEFGRVKVAQLLLSSNMVVALLEGERKEPTDSAFTTPLHLAARNGHKDIIRLLLQAGIDINKTTKSGTALHEASLYGKTEVVRLLLDAGVDVNIRNTYNQTALDIVNQFTTSHASKDIKQLLRDATGVLQVRALKDYWNLHDPTALNIRAGDIIMVMEQHVDGRWKGHIHDSPRGTDRVGFFPPSIVEVISRRNGGTLSRHASLPTQRQQLLSRAPLSSSLSSAPQTDDSYTLYAPPTHVGLPLGNGLTTSTAGDRNSVGSTGSVGSTRSAGSGQSTESSHAPNGFPPHSAHHDTNANKAAPPAADSGNSDHSDLHDLPAGGAPRRQTVTVQKPAEQSFSQQFARPQQLLEGKDAEAIYQWLSEFQLQHYTGNFLSAGYDVPTISRMTPEDLTAVGVTKPGHRKKISMEISDMNIPEWLPEYIPSDLGEWLSAIGLPQYHKKLSDNGYDCISIVKDLSWEDLQEVGILKLGHQKKLMLAVRKLCDIQRSMLGAESGHDTLRRRGPGALHLVAIEPADSDSSPRTPKMLTFQDSELSAELQTAMSSHYGDCEDGLAMKNAVGLSQSQESIDTRSRGSGRSQEPPTASVTPHSWSQESLDDASAKERNLPEGWDQRPKQVPLGTATVFKYPAIPAKPRLSGSRGPSPHGSPALKGFSYLHSHCGSTELSSSPRRAGHASTLTPPKKRSQSKTRYALSDGEPDEDEEEEHAAHSGNLPSYATLTRKPGRSQLARLRSSPEKSGGVGRSQSFAVRARKKGPPPPPPKRLSSVSSTTSGELSDSSTSSGRVVTDSPGSVRSITDALEGSLEGRGSPGPTPEPGHQEAPSLLSAGQEVREAPGVRRRAKSECVPPHRGAEPDRGGKSDSEEDGPKGLASSSSPHNSSSECLPFAEEGNLTIKQRPKAPGPPRAEAVLEPPDPHAAKNLEVPEFNLKESDTVKRRQKPRDKEPGGGSPSREEAGQPGSPAGSRPQSREGVALRISDTGVERPASPATGSQIKPPLSPKPPSVAPKPVRHSLLAAQAAGPSTPALTISVVQSLAFTSSSSSPLHGPPALAPPPSSAPAPQSPSLTGARSQVCVVGPDLVPEPSCGTEVVQQRLDQTSTSLEAALKAVERKLNLDDNSDGGANSVKSAGTILDDIGNMFDDLADQLDAMLD, from the exons atgGGGAAGGAGCAGGACCTCCTGCAGGCGGTGAAGAGCGGAGACCTGACGTCCACCCAGAAGCTGCTGTCCAAACTGAAGAGCAACAGAAACA agCTGCTGGGCTCCACCAAGAGACTGAATGTGAACTACCAGGACTCCGACGG gttttCCGCCCTGCACCACGCTGCTCTCACAGGGACGTCCGTCCTGCTGTCCGCTCTGCTGGAGGCGCAGGCCAGCGTGGACGTCAAGGACAGCAAcg GAATGCGTCCGCTGCACTACGCAGCGTGGCAGGGGAAAGCCGAGTCCGTCCTGATGCTGCTTCGCTCCGGAGCCTCGGTCAACGGCGTCTCCCTGGACGGACACATCCCGCTGCACCTGGCTGCTCAGTACGGACACGATGAAGTG TctgagatgctgctgcagcaccaGTCGAACCCGTGTCTGGTGAACAAGGCCAAGAAGACGCCTCTGGACCTGGCCTGTGAGTTCGGACGAGTCAAG gtggCCCAGCTGCTTCTGAGCAGTAACATGGTGGTGGCGTTgttggaaggagagaggaaggagccGACAGACTCGGCCTTCACGACTCCGCTGCACCTCGCCGCCCGAAACGGTCATAAAGACATCATACG gctGTTGCTGCAGGCCGGTATCGACATCAATAAAACCACCAAGTCCGGTACGGCGTTGCACGAAGCTTCTCTCTACGGTAAAACGGAGGTGGTGCGCCTGCTGCTGGAT GCCGGAGTGGACGTCAACATCCGAAACACCTACAACCAGACGGCGCTGGACATCGTCAACCAGTTCACCACGTCCCACGCCAGCAAGGACATCAAGCAGCTGCTCCGAG ATGCGACGGGGGTGTTGCAGGTCAGGGCCCTGAAGGACTACTGGAACCTCCACGACCCCACCGCCCTCAACATCCGAGCCGGTGACATCATCATG GTGATGGAGCAGCACGTGGACGGACGCTGGAAAGGACACATCCACGACAGCCCGAGAGGGACGGACCGGGTCGGCTTCTTCCCCCCGTCCATCGTGGAGGTCATCAGCCGGAGGAACG GGGGCACCCTGTCCCGGCACGCCTCTCTGCCCACCCAGCGCCAGCAGCTGCTGTCCAGagcccccctctcctccagcctcagctCCGCCCCACAGACCGACGACTCCTACACTCTGTACGCACCCCCCACCCATGTGGGGCTGCCGCTCGGCAACGGCCTCACTACCAGCACAG CCGGCGACAGGAACAGCGTTGGGAGCACTGGGAGCGTGGGCAGCACCCGCAGCGCCGGGAGTGGACAGAGCACCGAGAGCAGCCACGCCCCCAATGGCTTCCCCCCCCACAGCGCTCACCATGACACCAATGCCAACAAG gcagcgccccctgctgctgatTCTGGGAACTCGGATCACAGCGACCTGCACGACCTCCCTGCAG GTGGAGCTCCTCGGAGACAGACGGTGACGGTGCAGAAACCCGCGGAGCAGAGCTTCTCTCAGCAGTTCGCTCGccctcagcagctgctggaggggAAG GACGCTGAGGCCATTTACCAGTGGCTGAGTGAGTTCCAGCTGCAGCACTACACTGGGAACTTCCTCAGTGCTGGTTATGATGTACCCACCATCAGCAGGATGACTCCTgag GACCTCACGGCCGTCGGCGTCACCAAACCAGGCCACCGCAAGAAGATCTCCATGGAGATCAGCGACATGAACATCCCCGAGTGGCTGCCTGAGTACATCCCA TCGGACCTGGGCGAGTGGCTCAGCGCCATCGGACTCCCTCAGTACCACAAGAAGCTTTCTGACAACGGCTACGACTGCATCAGCATCGTCAAAGACCTGAGCTGGGAGGACCTGCAGGAGGTCGGCATCCTCAAGCTCG GACACCAGAAGAAGCTGATGCTGGCGGTCAGGAAGCTCTGTGACATCCAGAGGTCGATGCTCGGCGCTGAGTCCGGCCACGACACGCTGAGACGCAGAGGCCCCGGCGCTCTCCACCTGGTCGCCATCGAACCGGCCGACTCAGACTCCTCCCCTCGCACCCCAAAGATGCTGACCTTCCAGGACAGCGAGCTGAGCGCCGAGCTGCAGACGGCCATGTCCAGCCATTACGGCGACTGCGAGGACGGTCTGGCCATGAAGAACGCCGTGGGACTGTCCCAGAGCCAGGAGAGCATCGACACCCGGTCCAGAGGCTCCGGCCGCTCCCAGGAACCTCCCACAGCCTCCGTCACCCCCCACAGCTGGTCGCAGGAGAGCCTGGACGACGCCTCGGCCAAGGAGAGGAACCTCCCTGAGGGCTGGGACCAGAGGCCCAAGCAGGTTCCTCTGGGAACCGCCACCGTGTTCAAGTACCCCGCCATCCCGGCCAAGCCCCGCCTGTCGGGATCTCGTGGCCCCTCCCCTCATGGCTCGCCAGCACTGAAGGGTTTCAGTTACCTTCATTCTCACTGTGGCTCCACAGAACTGAGCTCCTCCCCTCGCCGTGCGGGCCACGCCTCCACCCTGACTCCGCCCAAGAAACGCTCCCAGAGCAAAACCCGCTACGCTCTGTCAGACGGCGAgcctgatgaagacgaggaggaggagcacgcCGCCCACTCAGGAAACCTGCCGTCCTACGCCACGCTGACCCGCAAGCCGGGGCGCAGCCAGCTGGCTCGACTGCGGTCGAGTCCAGAGAAGAGCGGCGGCGTGGGGCGGAGTCAGTCCTTCGCTGTGCGCGCCCGCAAGAAGGgtccccctccacccccccccaaaCGCCTGAGCTCAGTCAGCAGCACCACGAGCGGCGAGCTGAGCGACAGCAGCACGTCTTCAGGCCGGGTGGTGACCGACAGTCCGGGCAGCGTGAGGAGCATCACTGATGCTCTGGAAGGAAGCCTAGAGGGGAGGGGCTCCCCAGGACCCACGCCAGAGCCgggccaccaggaggcgccctccctcctctctgcaggacaggaagtgagagaggctccaggggtgaggaggagggcgaAGAGCGAGTGCGTCCCCCCCCACAGGGGCGCCGAGCCCGACCGGGGGGGGAAGTCGGACTCTGAGGAGGACGGACCCAAAGGCCTGGCGAGCTCCTCGTCTCCTCACAACAGCTCCAGCGAGTGCCTCCCCTTCGCCGAGGAGGGAAACCTGACCATCAAACAGAGGCCCAAGGCGCCGGGGCCCCCGAGGGCCGAGGCCGTGCTGGAGCCTCCGGACCCGCACGCAGCCAAGAACCTGGAGGTGCCCGAGTTCAACCTGAAGGAGTCGGACACGGTGAAACGCCGACAGAAGCCCAGAGACAAGGAGCCGGGGGGGGGCTCCCCCAGCCGGGAGGAGGCGGGGCAGCCGGGCTCGCCGGCCGGCAGCAGGCCTCAGAGCCGAGAGGGCGTCGCCCTGAGGATCAGTGACACGGGTGTAGAGCGGCCGGCCAGTCCGGCTACAGGGTCACAGATCAAacccccactctctcccaaACCCCCCAGTGTCGCCCCCAAACCTGTACGTCACAGTCTGCTGGCTGCACAAG CAGCTGGACCCTCGACTCCAGCTCTCACCATCAGTGTGGTTCAGAGTTTggccttcacctcctcctcctcctctccgctccACGGGCCCCCGGCTCTGGCCCCGCCCCCGTCTTCAGCCCCGGCCCCTCAGAGTCCATCTCTGACAGGGGCCAGGTCCCAGGTGTGCGTGGTCGGTCCGGATCTGGTCCCGGAGCCGTCCTGTGGGACCGAGGTGGTTCAGCAGAGACTGGATCAAACCAGCACGTCCCTGGAAGCAGCTCTGAAGGCTGTGGAGAGAAAACTGAACCTGGACGACAACTCAGACGG CGGAGCAAACTCAGTGAAGTCTGCAGGAACCATCCTGGACGACATCGGCAACATGTTCGACGACCTGGCCGACCAGCTGGACGCCATGTTGGACTGA